In Hamadaea flava, a genomic segment contains:
- a CDS encoding ABC transporter substrate-binding protein, which yields MSASRLRTVTAVLAASVAVSLALAGCQSKRDDTSTSTKKDKLVFGVAGDAKVMDPALASDGESFRVARQMFEGLVKPEEGGTKIVPSLAESWTPDAAGTTWTFKLKTGVKFHDGTDFNAEAVCTNFNRWYNWSGLMQNQDISSYWQDVFGGFAKNESAELPPSLFKSCTAKDAATVDIALTRVTSKFPAALALPAFSMQSPKALKDFEADKVGGTADNITYPAYAQEHPVGTGPYKFVKWDHTNKAVELVANDSYSGDKAKIKTLIFKTISDLTARKQALRSGEIQGYDLVAPADMKPLKDEGFNVLPRPAFNILYLAINQSGNPALKDVRVRQAIAYAVNRQAIVDSKFPTGSSVALEFQPPGLDGYNDAVTKYDYNVDKAKQLLADAKATNLKLDFYYPTEVTRPYMPAPKDIFELITADLAKVGITVTPHALKWSPDYLNAVQTGKKHDLHLLGWTGDYADAYNFIGTMFDRQKGEWGFNNPELFAQFKEADSEPDQAKRVEKYKALNAKVMEFLPGVPIAHGPPAIVFGKDVTGVKPSPLTDEKFATAYYTS from the coding sequence ATGAGCGCCTCAAGGCTCCGAACCGTTACCGCGGTCCTCGCAGCCTCGGTGGCCGTTTCGCTGGCCCTGGCCGGATGCCAGAGCAAGCGGGATGACACATCAACCTCCACGAAGAAGGACAAGCTCGTCTTCGGGGTGGCCGGCGACGCGAAGGTCATGGACCCCGCGTTGGCGAGCGACGGAGAGTCGTTCCGGGTCGCGCGCCAGATGTTCGAGGGTCTGGTCAAGCCGGAAGAGGGTGGCACGAAGATCGTGCCGTCCCTGGCCGAGAGCTGGACGCCGGACGCGGCGGGTACGACGTGGACGTTCAAGCTGAAGACGGGCGTCAAGTTCCACGACGGCACCGACTTCAACGCCGAGGCCGTCTGCACCAACTTCAACCGCTGGTACAACTGGTCCGGCCTGATGCAGAACCAGGACATCTCGTCGTACTGGCAGGACGTCTTCGGTGGCTTCGCCAAGAACGAGTCCGCCGAGCTTCCGCCGAGCCTCTTCAAGAGCTGCACGGCCAAGGACGCGGCGACGGTTGACATCGCCCTCACCCGGGTCACCTCCAAGTTCCCGGCGGCGCTCGCGCTGCCCGCGTTCTCGATGCAGAGCCCGAAGGCGCTCAAGGACTTCGAGGCCGACAAGGTGGGCGGCACCGCCGACAACATCACCTACCCGGCGTACGCGCAGGAGCACCCGGTCGGCACCGGCCCCTACAAGTTCGTCAAGTGGGACCACACCAACAAGGCCGTCGAGCTGGTCGCGAACGACAGCTACTCCGGGGACAAGGCGAAGATCAAGACCCTGATCTTCAAGACCATCTCCGACCTGACCGCCCGCAAGCAGGCGCTGCGCAGCGGTGAGATCCAGGGCTACGACCTGGTCGCCCCGGCGGACATGAAGCCGCTGAAGGACGAGGGCTTCAACGTCCTGCCCCGGCCGGCGTTCAACATCCTCTACCTGGCGATCAACCAGAGCGGCAACCCGGCGCTCAAGGACGTCCGGGTCCGGCAGGCGATCGCGTACGCGGTCAACCGCCAGGCCATCGTGGACTCCAAGTTCCCGACGGGCTCGTCGGTGGCGCTGGAGTTCCAGCCGCCCGGTCTCGACGGTTACAACGACGCCGTGACCAAGTACGACTACAACGTCGACAAGGCCAAGCAGCTCCTGGCCGACGCCAAGGCGACGAACCTGAAGCTGGACTTCTACTACCCGACCGAGGTCACTCGGCCGTACATGCCGGCGCCGAAGGACATCTTCGAGCTGATCACCGCCGACCTCGCCAAGGTGGGCATCACGGTCACGCCGCACGCGCTGAAGTGGAGCCCGGATTACCTCAACGCGGTGCAGACGGGCAAGAAGCACGATCTGCACCTGCTGGGCTGGACCGGTGACTACGCGGACGCGTACAACTTCATCGGCACCATGTTCGACCGCCAGAAGGGCGAGTGGGGCTTCAACAACCCTGAGCTGTTCGCGCAGTTCAAGGAGGCCGACAGCGAGCCGGATCAGGCGAAGCGGGTCGAGAAGTACAAGGCCCTGAACGCCAAGGTCATGGAGTTCCTGCCGGGTGTGCCGATCGCGCACGGTCCGCCGGCGATCGTCTTCGGCAAGGACGTGACCGGGGTCAAGCCCAGTCCGTTGACCGACGAGAAGTTTGCGACGGCGTACTACACGTCCTGA
- a CDS encoding ABC transporter permease, with amino-acid sequence MFRYIVRRLLQLIPTLLGLSLILFLWLHRLPGGPETAILGERGTPETRLKLRHDLGLDQPLWIQYARFMRRLITGDLGVSINTHRPVTTEFMERFPGTVELTVSALIIAIGLGIPLGYLAARKRGGLLDYSSVAGSLLGVCVPIFVLAYLIKEVFAVKLGWFPSAGRQDVTIDATRVTNFYVLDGILTGEWDAAADALKHLILPAMTLATIPLAIIVRMTRASVLEVLGEDYVRTAQAKGLTERTVRGRHIMRNALLPVVTTIGLLTGGLLSGAVLTETVYAFTGIGQFIAESIDHRDYPVLMGFIMFVAIIYVTVNLLVDVAYGVIDPRVRVR; translated from the coding sequence ATGTTCCGTTACATCGTCCGGCGACTGCTCCAGCTCATACCCACGCTGCTGGGCTTGTCGCTGATCCTCTTCCTCTGGCTGCATCGGCTGCCCGGCGGACCCGAGACCGCGATCCTCGGTGAACGCGGTACGCCCGAGACGCGCCTCAAGCTGCGCCACGACCTCGGCCTTGACCAGCCATTGTGGATCCAATACGCCCGGTTCATGCGCCGCCTGATCACCGGTGACCTCGGGGTGTCGATCAACACGCACCGCCCGGTGACCACCGAGTTCATGGAACGTTTCCCGGGCACCGTCGAGCTGACCGTCTCCGCCCTGATCATCGCCATCGGCCTGGGCATTCCGCTCGGCTACCTGGCCGCCCGCAAGCGCGGCGGTCTCCTGGACTACTCCTCGGTCGCGGGTTCCCTGCTCGGCGTCTGCGTCCCGATCTTCGTGCTGGCGTACCTGATCAAGGAGGTCTTCGCCGTCAAGCTGGGCTGGTTCCCGTCGGCCGGGCGGCAGGACGTCACGATCGACGCGACCCGCGTCACCAACTTCTACGTCCTCGACGGCATCCTCACCGGTGAGTGGGACGCGGCCGCCGACGCGCTGAAGCACCTGATCCTGCCGGCGATGACCCTGGCGACCATTCCGCTCGCCATCATCGTGCGGATGACGCGGGCCAGCGTCCTGGAAGTCCTCGGCGAGGACTACGTCCGGACCGCGCAGGCCAAGGGCCTGACCGAACGCACCGTACGCGGCCGGCACATCATGCGGAACGCGCTGCTCCCCGTCGTGACCACGATCGGCCTGCTCACCGGTGGTCTGCTCTCCGGCGCGGTGTTGACCGAGACGGTGTACGCCTTCACCGGGATCGGCCAGTTCATCGCCGAGTCGATCGACCATCGGGACTATCCGGTGCTCATGGGCTTCATCATGTTCGTGGCGATCATCTACGTCACCGTCAACCTGCTCGTCGACGTCGCGTACGGCGTCATCGACCCGAGAGTGAGGGTGCGATGA
- a CDS encoding ABC transporter permease, with protein MTPKAKKQRLDRLAELAAVHADEKGRSLWAEAFRRVRRNPAAIIGAGILLIFVLVAIIGPFLVPYSPTSTAWADQVKEGQNIIPGPSSEHWFGLDHNGRDEFSRVIVGARQTLLVGVVATSLGLLVGCLLGGLAGSAYALGGRRGRQVDNAIMRVVDMLLAMPSLLLAVSVAALLGPSLITVMIAVGVISVPVFARLLRGSMISQGHSEYVTAATALGVRRGRIAVAHVLPNSLAPVLVQATLTLATAIIEAAALSFLGLGNPDPAVPEWGVMLTDALTRLEVAPRLTIYPAVGIIITAFGFTLLGEAMREALDPKLRK; from the coding sequence CTGACCCCGAAGGCGAAGAAGCAGCGGCTCGACCGGCTTGCCGAGCTGGCCGCGGTGCACGCCGACGAGAAGGGCCGCAGCCTCTGGGCCGAGGCGTTCCGCCGCGTACGCCGCAATCCCGCCGCCATCATCGGTGCGGGCATCCTGCTGATCTTCGTGCTGGTCGCGATCATCGGCCCGTTCCTCGTCCCGTACAGCCCGACCTCCACCGCCTGGGCCGACCAGGTGAAGGAGGGCCAGAACATCATTCCCGGGCCGAGTTCCGAGCATTGGTTCGGGCTGGACCACAACGGACGGGACGAGTTCAGCCGGGTCATCGTCGGAGCCCGGCAGACGCTGCTGGTCGGCGTCGTCGCCACGTCGCTGGGTCTGCTCGTGGGCTGCCTGCTCGGCGGGCTCGCGGGTTCGGCGTACGCGTTGGGCGGCCGTCGCGGACGGCAGGTCGACAACGCCATCATGCGGGTCGTCGACATGCTCCTGGCGATGCCGAGCCTGCTGCTGGCGGTGAGCGTCGCGGCCTTGCTCGGACCGAGTCTGATCACCGTCATGATCGCCGTCGGGGTGATCTCGGTGCCGGTCTTCGCCCGGCTGCTCCGCGGTTCGATGATCTCTCAGGGCCATTCGGAATACGTCACCGCGGCCACCGCGCTCGGCGTACGCCGGGGCCGGATCGCTGTCGCCCACGTGCTGCCGAACTCGCTCGCGCCGGTACTCGTGCAGGCGACGTTGACGCTGGCCACGGCCATCATCGAGGCGGCCGCGCTGTCCTTCCTGGGCCTCGGCAACCCCGACCCGGCGGTGCCGGAGTGGGGCGTCATGCTGACCGACGCGCTGACCCGTCTCGAGGTGGCGCCCCGGCTCACGATCTATCCCGCCGTCGGGATCATCATCACCGCGTTCGGGTTCACGCTGCTCGGCGAGGCGATGCGTGAGGCGCTCGATCCGAAGCTGAGGAAGTGA
- a CDS encoding ABC transporter ATP-binding protein has protein sequence MALLEVQDLGVTFHADRDVRAVDGVSFTVDAGQVVGLVGESGCGKSVTSLALIGLLPHQNTKRVQVDGSAKFDGLDLLRADRRTLRDIRGREIAMIFQDPLSSLNPVVPIGVQVAEVLVRHRGLGKHEAERRSAELLDRVGIPDPRRRLKEYPHQLSGGMRQRALIAMAVACRPRLLIADEPTTALDVTIQAQILELLKELVREDGTALIMITHDLGVVAGLCDSVNVLYAGRVVESAGRHELFGHPTHPYTVGLLNSIPRLDALRGEELTPIRGSVRDVLAWSAGCAFAPRCDRAIDTCLTGPPPLEGDRHAYRCVNPEVAP, from the coding sequence ATGGCGCTGTTGGAAGTGCAAGACCTCGGCGTCACGTTCCACGCCGATCGCGACGTCCGAGCGGTGGACGGCGTCTCGTTCACCGTCGACGCCGGTCAGGTGGTCGGGCTGGTGGGGGAGTCGGGGTGCGGCAAGTCCGTCACCTCGCTCGCCCTGATCGGCCTGCTCCCGCATCAGAACACCAAGCGCGTGCAGGTGGACGGCAGCGCCAAGTTCGACGGGCTCGACCTGTTGCGGGCTGACCGGCGTACGCTGCGCGACATCCGGGGCCGGGAGATCGCGATGATCTTCCAGGACCCGCTGTCCTCGTTGAACCCGGTCGTGCCGATCGGAGTGCAGGTCGCCGAGGTGCTGGTACGCCACCGGGGCCTCGGCAAGCACGAGGCGGAGCGGCGTTCGGCCGAGTTGCTCGATCGCGTCGGCATCCCGGACCCGCGACGGCGGCTGAAGGAGTACCCGCATCAGCTGTCGGGCGGGATGCGCCAGCGGGCGCTGATCGCGATGGCGGTGGCCTGTCGGCCCCGCCTGCTCATCGCCGACGAGCCGACGACCGCGCTGGACGTGACCATTCAGGCCCAGATCCTGGAGTTGCTGAAGGAGTTGGTCCGGGAGGACGGCACGGCGCTGATCATGATCACGCACGATCTCGGTGTGGTCGCCGGGCTCTGCGACAGCGTCAACGTCCTGTACGCCGGACGGGTGGTGGAGAGCGCCGGCCGCCATGAGCTGTTCGGCCACCCCACGCACCCGTACACGGTGGGGCTGCTGAACTCGATTCCCCGCCTCGACGCCCTGCGCGGCGAGGAGCTGACCCCCATCCGGGGCTCGGTACGCGACGTCCTGGCCTGGTCGGCGGGGTGCGCGTTCGCGCCCCGATGCGACCGGGCGATCGACACCTGCCTGACCGGCCCGCCGCCCCTGGAGGGCGACCGGCATGCCTACCGCTGCGTCAACCCGGAGGTCGCGCCGTGA
- a CDS encoding ABC transporter ATP-binding protein, with translation MTALVEIKDLQVHFPILRGVVFDRVVGHVKAVDGVTLSVPRGKTYGLVGESGCGKTTLGRALLRLVEPTGGSALFDGTDLTSLSPSALRGMRRRMQMIFQDPLSSLDPRQNVESILTEGLAAHGIGADRAERRDIVCETLDAVGLPRWALSRYPHEFSGGQRQRIGIARALVLNPDLIVADEPVSALDVSIQAQVVNLLGKLQAERELTYLVIAHDLAVVRHISDVVGVMYLGALVEEASSTELYQRPLHPYTKALMSAVPVPDPLVEERRERILLSGDLPSPANPPSGCRFRTRCPWAQERCAQERPELRVLAEGHTVACHFAEEIENG, from the coding sequence GTGACCGCACTGGTGGAGATCAAGGATCTGCAGGTCCATTTCCCGATCCTGCGTGGTGTCGTGTTCGACCGGGTCGTCGGCCACGTCAAGGCGGTTGACGGGGTGACCCTCAGCGTGCCCCGGGGCAAGACGTACGGGCTGGTCGGCGAGTCGGGCTGTGGCAAGACGACGCTGGGCCGGGCGCTGTTGCGCCTGGTCGAGCCGACCGGCGGCTCGGCGCTGTTCGACGGGACCGACCTGACCAGCCTGAGCCCGTCCGCGTTGCGGGGGATGCGGCGGCGGATGCAGATGATCTTTCAGGATCCGCTGTCCTCGCTGGATCCCCGGCAGAACGTCGAGTCCATCCTGACCGAGGGCCTGGCCGCGCACGGGATCGGCGCCGATCGGGCCGAGCGGCGGGACATCGTCTGCGAGACGCTGGACGCGGTCGGCCTGCCCCGCTGGGCGCTGTCCCGCTACCCGCACGAGTTCTCCGGCGGGCAGCGGCAGCGCATCGGCATCGCCCGCGCCCTGGTCCTCAATCCGGATCTGATCGTCGCCGACGAGCCGGTGTCGGCCCTGGACGTCTCGATCCAGGCCCAGGTGGTCAACCTGCTGGGCAAGCTGCAGGCCGAGCGCGAGCTGACCTATCTCGTGATCGCGCACGACCTCGCGGTGGTGCGGCACATCTCCGACGTCGTCGGCGTGATGTACCTGGGCGCGCTGGTCGAGGAGGCCTCGTCGACCGAGCTGTACCAGCGACCGCTGCACCCCTACACGAAGGCGCTGATGTCGGCGGTTCCGGTGCCGGATCCGCTGGTCGAGGAGCGTCGCGAGCGCATCCTGCTGTCCGGCGACCTGCCCTCCCCGGCCAACCCGCCGTCGGGCTGCCGCTTCCGCACCCGGTGCCCCTGGGCTCAGGAGCGCTGCGCGCAGGAGCGCCCGGAGCTGCGCGTACTCGCCGAGGGGCACACGGTGGCGTGCCACTTCGCCGAGGAGATCGAGAACGGCTGA
- a CDS encoding HNH endonuclease family protein, whose product MRTPLRLIGALAAALVFAAGCTEDPLASPSSSTGGLKPTAAGAVSTALASLKIADAHPMTGYSRDRFPHWRSAGTGCDVRDKVLQRDGKNVKLSGCNVTGGSWASWYDDTTQTELTKVDIDHMVPLANAWRSGADKWTDEQRSDFANDMERPQLFAVSASSNRSKGDQDPSTWKPPSQDAWCVYAQDWITVKAYYKLTITAKEKDALSAMLKTCA is encoded by the coding sequence GTGCGTACCCCCCTTCGCCTCATCGGCGCGCTCGCCGCCGCCCTCGTGTTCGCCGCGGGCTGCACCGAGGATCCGCTCGCGAGCCCATCCTCATCCACGGGTGGGCTCAAGCCCACCGCCGCTGGGGCGGTCTCGACCGCCCTCGCGAGCCTCAAGATCGCCGACGCGCACCCGATGACCGGGTACTCGCGCGATCGGTTCCCCCATTGGCGCAGCGCCGGGACCGGTTGCGACGTCCGGGACAAGGTCCTGCAGCGCGACGGCAAGAACGTCAAGCTCAGCGGCTGCAACGTCACCGGCGGCAGCTGGGCGAGCTGGTACGACGACACCACCCAGACCGAGCTGACCAAGGTCGACATCGACCACATGGTGCCGCTGGCCAACGCCTGGCGGTCGGGTGCCGACAAGTGGACCGACGAGCAGCGGTCCGACTTCGCCAACGACATGGAGCGCCCGCAGCTGTTCGCCGTCTCGGCCAGCTCCAACCGGTCCAAGGGCGACCAGGACCCGTCGACGTGGAAGCCGCCGTCGCAGGACGCCTGGTGCGTCTACGCCCAGGACTGGATCACCGTGAAGGCGTACTACAAGCTCACGATCACGGCCAAGGAGAAGGACGCCCTCTCCGCGATGCTCAAGACCTGCGCCTGA
- a CDS encoding MFS transporter codes for MIVTELRLGTTAGRATLAAAVLASGMAFLDTTIVTVALPAIGEDLSAKLSGLQWTVTGYTLTLAAFVLLGGALGDRHGRRKIFLIGVGWFTLASIACGFAPTIEALIAARILQGVGAALLTPGSMAILQASFAPEDRSKAIGAWSGLSGVSTAIGPFIGGWLIDVLNWQAVFFLNVPLALAVCWLARRMPESRNLIARHTRFDVAGAVLGALGLAGFTYALIATPEEGFGSPEVWAGFAVGVFCLFTFIAVERRRSRPGVGISDHEGRPRIVAMMPTSLFGSRTFSLLNAYTVVVYGAMGGLLFFLAIQLQTVSGYSALEAGIATLPMTLLLLVGSGRSAALAARIGPRPQLVLGPILCAGGTLLLLAVDENTLYWRDVLPGAIVFGLGLTLQVAPLTASVLAAVDDAYAGIASGINNAAARAASLLAVAGLPMIVGLAGAAYANPEAFNSGYHEALWWCAGGLAAGAALAAFLRPRRS; via the coding sequence GTGATCGTGACGGAGCTGCGCCTCGGGACGACGGCGGGCCGGGCGACCCTGGCCGCGGCGGTGCTCGCCAGCGGCATGGCCTTCCTGGACACCACGATCGTCACCGTGGCGCTGCCGGCGATCGGCGAGGATCTCAGCGCCAAGCTGTCCGGTCTCCAATGGACCGTCACCGGCTACACCCTGACGCTGGCCGCGTTCGTGCTGCTCGGCGGGGCGCTCGGCGATCGGCACGGCCGCCGGAAGATCTTCCTGATCGGCGTCGGCTGGTTCACCCTGGCCTCCATCGCCTGCGGCTTCGCCCCGACGATCGAGGCGCTGATCGCCGCCCGCATCCTCCAAGGCGTCGGTGCCGCCCTGCTCACCCCTGGTTCGATGGCCATCCTGCAGGCGTCGTTCGCGCCGGAGGACCGGTCGAAGGCGATCGGCGCGTGGTCGGGACTGTCCGGGGTGTCCACCGCGATCGGCCCGTTCATCGGCGGCTGGCTGATCGACGTGCTGAACTGGCAGGCGGTGTTCTTCCTCAACGTCCCGCTCGCCCTCGCGGTGTGCTGGCTCGCCCGGCGGATGCCGGAAAGCCGCAACCTGATCGCGCGGCACACACGGTTCGACGTCGCGGGCGCCGTGCTGGGCGCGCTCGGCCTCGCCGGATTCACGTACGCCCTGATCGCCACGCCGGAAGAGGGCTTCGGCAGCCCAGAGGTCTGGGCCGGCTTCGCCGTCGGCGTGTTCTGCCTGTTCACCTTCATCGCCGTGGAACGCCGCCGGAGCCGTCCGGGCGTCGGCATCTCCGACCACGAAGGGCGTCCCCGCATCGTCGCCATGATGCCGACGTCGCTGTTCGGCTCGCGTACGTTCAGCCTGCTCAACGCGTACACGGTCGTCGTCTATGGCGCGATGGGCGGACTGCTGTTCTTCCTCGCCATCCAGCTGCAGACGGTGTCGGGCTACTCCGCGCTGGAAGCCGGGATCGCCACCCTCCCGATGACGTTGCTACTGCTGGTGGGCTCCGGACGCAGCGCCGCACTGGCCGCCCGGATCGGTCCCCGGCCGCAACTGGTCCTCGGCCCGATCCTCTGCGCCGGCGGCACGCTCCTGCTCCTCGCCGTCGACGAGAACACCCTCTACTGGCGAGACGTCCTACCCGGCGCGATCGTCTTCGGCCTCGGCCTGACCCTCCAAGTCGCCCCGCTGACCGCCTCGGTCCTCGCCGCCGTCGACGACGCGTACGCGGGCATCGCGAGCGGGATCAACAACGCCGCCGCCCGCGCCGCCTCGTTGCTGGCCGTCGCCGGGCTGCCGATGATCGTCGGGCTCGCCGGAGCGGCGTACGCGAACCCGGAAGCCTTCAACTCCGGCTACCACGAGGCGTTGTGGTGGTGTGCCGGTGGTCTCGCCGCCGGGGCGGCGCTGGCCGCCTTCCTCCGCCCCCGTCGCTCCTAG
- the leuA gene encoding 2-isopropylmalate synthase: MSDVSIVPSSSEDAADPIARQRPSGMPFERYQPFHEQIAVDLPDRQWPARRVERAPRWCAVDLRDGNQALIDPMSPERKRRMFELLVRMGYKEIEVGFPAASQTDFDFVRQLIEQQLIPEDVTIQVLVQCREHLIDRTFEALRGAKRAIVHFYNSTSIVQRKVVFGLDRAGITAIAVDGARMCQKYAEIHTPDTEIYYEYSPESYTGTEQDYALEICSAVIEAIDPSPDRPLIINLPATVEMITPNVYADSIEWMHRHLPRRDSVVLSVHPHNDRGTGVAATELAMLAGAQRVEGCLFGNGERTGNVDLVTLGLNLFSQGIDPEIDFTGIDEIKRTVEYCNQLPVHERHPYAGDLVYTAFSGSHQDAIKKGLEAQGDGYWAVPYLPIDPKDLGRSYEAVIRVNSQSGKGGVAYIMKSEHHLDLPRRMQIEFSGVIQRHTDDAGGEVGPSRMWEIFQQEYFADRRITVHSYSISTVDDKVEIDVEARLDGVDSRLEGIGNGPIDAFTHALRDRGVNVRVLDYAEHALTAGDDAQAAAYVECEIDGEIRWGVGVDGSILTASLKAVSSAVNR; this comes from the coding sequence ATGTCGGACGTATCCATCGTGCCGAGTTCCAGCGAAGACGCCGCGGACCCCATCGCGCGCCAACGCCCGAGCGGCATGCCTTTCGAGCGTTACCAGCCCTTCCACGAGCAGATCGCCGTCGATCTGCCCGACCGGCAGTGGCCCGCCCGCCGCGTCGAGCGCGCCCCACGCTGGTGCGCCGTCGACCTGCGCGACGGCAACCAGGCCCTGATCGACCCGATGTCCCCCGAACGCAAGCGCCGCATGTTCGAGCTGCTGGTCCGGATGGGATACAAGGAGATCGAGGTCGGCTTCCCGGCCGCCAGCCAGACCGACTTCGACTTCGTCCGCCAGCTGATCGAGCAGCAGCTGATCCCGGAGGACGTCACGATCCAGGTCCTGGTCCAGTGCCGCGAGCACCTGATCGACCGAACCTTCGAGGCGCTGCGCGGCGCCAAGCGGGCGATCGTGCACTTCTACAACTCGACCTCGATCGTGCAGCGCAAGGTCGTCTTCGGGCTGGACCGGGCCGGCATCACCGCCATCGCCGTCGACGGCGCCCGGATGTGCCAGAAGTACGCCGAGATCCACACCCCCGACACCGAGATCTACTACGAGTACTCCCCCGAGTCCTACACGGGCACGGAACAGGACTACGCGCTGGAGATCTGCTCGGCGGTCATCGAGGCGATCGACCCGAGCCCGGACCGGCCGCTGATCATCAACCTGCCCGCCACGGTGGAGATGATCACCCCCAACGTGTACGCGGACAGCATCGAGTGGATGCATCGGCACCTCCCGCGACGCGACAGCGTCGTGCTGAGCGTCCACCCGCACAACGACCGGGGCACCGGCGTCGCCGCCACCGAGCTGGCGATGCTGGCCGGTGCGCAGCGCGTCGAGGGCTGCCTGTTCGGCAACGGCGAGCGTACGGGCAACGTCGACCTGGTGACGCTGGGCCTGAACCTGTTCAGCCAGGGCATCGACCCGGAGATCGACTTCACCGGCATCGACGAGATCAAGCGGACCGTCGAATACTGCAACCAGCTGCCCGTGCACGAGCGGCACCCGTACGCCGGCGACCTGGTCTACACCGCATTCAGCGGCTCCCACCAGGACGCCATCAAGAAGGGCCTGGAGGCCCAGGGCGACGGCTACTGGGCGGTGCCCTACCTGCCGATCGACCCGAAGGACCTGGGCCGCAGCTACGAGGCGGTCATCCGGGTCAACTCGCAGTCCGGCAAGGGCGGCGTCGCGTACATCATGAAGAGCGAGCACCACCTCGACCTGCCGCGCCGGATGCAGATCGAGTTCTCCGGCGTCATCCAGCGGCACACCGACGACGCCGGCGGCGAGGTCGGCCCGAGCCGCATGTGGGAGATCTTCCAGCAGGAGTACTTCGCCGATCGCCGGATCACGGTGCACTCCTACTCGATCTCCACTGTGGATGACAAGGTCGAGATCGACGTCGAGGCCCGGCTGGACGGGGTCGACTCCCGCCTGGAGGGCATCGGCAACGGCCCGATCGACGCCTTCACCCACGCACTGCGCGACCGGGGCGTCAACGTACGCGTCCTGGACTACGCCGAGCACGCGCTCACCGCAGGTGACGACGCGCAGGCGGCCGCGTACGTCGAGTGTGAGATCGACGGCGAGATCCGCTGGGGCGTCGGGGTCGACGGCAGCATTCTCACCGCTTCGCTGAAGGCCGTCTCCAGCGCCGTCAACCGCTGA
- a CDS encoding MFS transporter: protein MVESRTMGERLLNRILPPPGLPRRLAVQSAIIATGSGTFLTGSVVFFTQIVGLTPVQIGLGFSIVGGVGLVGSLPLGHLADRMGGKRAWVLGALGEAAAFACYPFARGFWSFVAVIVVASVADMLANGGRTVYTAAALPSESRVRIMAFMRAYLNVGFTIGAGLGAAALALNSHAGLIALVLANAFGLCVNAFVVSRMPTIHAPRETRTRTSPWGVLRDHPYTALSVLLSVIWLHGMIFNEIMPLWAVTMTDVPKPVLGALFALNTVMAVLLQVPATRGADSLSGSVRLMRWAGLASAIACPVIALSGMTHGWLTVAVLAAGVALTTATELWASAAQWFFQTEIPPADQRGAYVGGSRSIAGVAKMVGPASLTFLAIQTGGWGWWLIALLFLGCTVAIGPIIGWVERTPRNGAAVPAPEPVTVA, encoded by the coding sequence ATGGTCGAATCCCGGACCATGGGGGAACGACTGCTGAACAGGATCTTGCCGCCGCCCGGACTACCCCGGCGACTGGCCGTGCAATCGGCGATCATCGCTACCGGCTCCGGCACCTTCCTCACCGGAAGCGTCGTCTTCTTCACCCAGATCGTGGGTCTCACCCCGGTGCAGATCGGCCTCGGCTTCTCGATCGTCGGCGGCGTCGGCCTGGTCGGCTCGCTCCCGCTGGGGCATCTCGCGGACCGGATGGGCGGCAAGCGCGCGTGGGTCCTCGGCGCGCTCGGTGAGGCCGCCGCGTTCGCCTGCTACCCGTTCGCGCGCGGGTTCTGGTCGTTCGTCGCCGTCATCGTGGTCGCCTCGGTCGCCGACATGCTCGCCAACGGCGGTCGCACCGTTTACACCGCCGCAGCGCTGCCCAGCGAGAGCCGGGTCCGGATCATGGCGTTCATGCGGGCGTACCTCAACGTCGGCTTCACGATCGGCGCGGGCCTGGGTGCGGCCGCGTTGGCGCTGAACTCGCACGCGGGCCTGATCGCGCTCGTCCTCGCCAACGCGTTCGGCCTGTGCGTGAACGCGTTCGTGGTGTCCCGCATGCCCACGATTCACGCGCCGCGCGAGACGCGTACCCGGACCAGCCCATGGGGCGTGCTGCGCGATCACCCCTACACCGCGCTGTCCGTACTGCTCTCGGTGATCTGGCTGCACGGCATGATCTTCAACGAGATCATGCCGCTGTGGGCCGTCACGATGACCGACGTGCCCAAGCCTGTGCTCGGCGCGCTGTTCGCGCTCAACACCGTGATGGCCGTGCTGCTTCAGGTTCCGGCCACGCGCGGCGCCGACTCGCTTTCCGGATCGGTACGCCTCATGCGGTGGGCCGGACTGGCGAGTGCGATCGCCTGTCCCGTCATCGCGTTGAGCGGGATGACGCATGGGTGGCTGACGGTGGCGGTCCTCGCCGCCGGTGTCGCGCTGACGACCGCCACGGAATTGTGGGCGTCGGCGGCCCAATGGTTCTTCCAGACCGAGATCCCGCCCGCCGACCAGCGCGGCGCGTACGTCGGGGGCAGTCGCTCGATCGCGGGCGTCGCCAAGATGGTCGGCCCGGCCTCGCTGACCTTCCTCGCCATCCAGACCGGCGGCTGGGGCTGGTGGCTCATCGCGCTGCTCTTCCTCGGTTGCACTGTCGCGATCGGACCGATCATCGGCTGGGTGGAGCGCACTCCGCGCAACGGAGCGGCCGTCCCCGCCCCGGAGCCGGTAACCGTCGCGTGA